From one Lotus japonicus ecotype B-129 chromosome 3, LjGifu_v1.2 genomic stretch:
- the LOC130742588 gene encoding pseudo histidine-containing phosphotransfer protein 6-like, with protein MNRLLAFLFHQGVLDEQFLQLQQLQDESSPNFVSEVVNIYFHESEKLLRNLRALLMEREFSDYKKMGIHLNQFMGSSSSIGAKRVTNVCVAFRAASEQNNRTGCLRALEMLEHEYCYLKNKLHELFQIEQQRALAAGVRYPVVQNQ; from the exons ATGAACCGCCTCCTAGCCTTTCTCTTTCACCAGGGAGTCTTGGATGAACAATTCTTGCAGCTTCAGCAGCTGCAAGATGAAAGCTCCCCAAACTTCGTCTCAGAAGTTGTCAACATTTATTTCCACGAGTCCGAGAAGCTTCTTAGGAATCTCAGAGCACTCCT GATGGAGAGGGAGTTCTCAGACTATAAGAAAATGGGGATCCATTTGAATCAATTCATGGGTAGCAGCTCCAGCATTGGTGCCAAGAGAGTCACAAATGTTTGTGTTGCCTTTCGTGCCGCTAGTGAACAGAACAACCGTACAGG ATGCTTGCGAGCGTTGGAGATGCTGGAGCATGAATATTGCTATCTCAAGAACAAATTGCATGAACTATTCCAA ATTGAGCAGCAACGTGCTTTGGCAGCAGGAGTGAGGTACCCCGTAGTGCAAAATCAATAA